TAATTTTATTTGTAAATCTGGCTCCGATTTCGGCTTTTTGCGGTGCTTCATATATGACGGCGAACCAAATGAATAAATGCGTATGCCACAAGCCGATTTGGAAGTGTGGAAGCATTTTATATCCCCGGGGATTACTGGCAAAGGCAACCCACGTATCCTTTGGTGGATTAATCGTTCTTCGTGCATGTTTAGCTACATGCATAAACATTTCATCCCCTGTCAATGCAGACAAAGTTGGTGCGAAATAAGCCCCCAGGCTTTCCAATTTTGGGCGAATCGTTGTTTTTAAAGCCTCCATTCTTGACTCAAGGCCATCTATTAAAAAAACATCAAAATCCTGTTGAGTAAAACCGTTGAATTCCACTCTCTCCTAACCTCCCAGTGCGGTTTTTGTCTTATATTGTAGCATATCATGTAAGATTCAAAAAACATTGCGCTCTCATAGGTTAAAGCACATATTTGTTCCAACAATCAAAATCACTCATATTATAAAGTAAAAAAAATAATCCGAAAAATCAGTGAATGGAATGAAAGGGGAGGAGAAAGGTGAAACAATTAATGAATACATCTCTTAGAAAAGCTAGCGAGAAGGAAAGAACTGCGGTATTGAGATTAGAAATGGATTACGAATTAGCAGTACTATTTGAAGCGATCGAGGAAAAAGATGAGAAAAAAATAAA
Above is a genomic segment from Neobacillus endophyticus containing:
- a CDS encoding YktB family protein codes for the protein MEFNGFTQQDFDVFLIDGLESRMEALKTTIRPKLESLGAYFAPTLSALTGDEMFMHVAKHARRTINPPKDTWVAFASNPRGYKMLPHFQIGLWHTHLFIWFAVIYEAPQKAEIGARFTNKINKIYKETPKEFAWSLDHMTPDTTKHEQLTNKDLLTYFERLQTVKKAEILCGYTISREEAIQLNSDELLQQIEHVFTKTTPLYKLAVGSK